The following are encoded in a window of Limibacter armeniacum genomic DNA:
- a CDS encoding threonine/serine exporter family protein — translation MMDTHETMHLAAEAGKIILENGGETYRVEETITHICQCYGIEEVDSFVTPTGIMMSVTDTEGNSFSLVKRVTKRVVNLEKVRLVNDISRRVQHEKPPVRSVREELKHIKTIGSYSHLTTVAISSTAAGFFCLLYGGSFRDFCVAFFIGCLLNLLTWISDKLQLIGFLTNLTGGAVATFTALFMTHMGIGVNEDKITIGAIMLLVPGLAITNAIRDTIAGDLVSGLSRGLEAFFVAVAISVGAGFAYEFWYVIIGTVQN, via the coding sequence ATGATGGATACTCATGAAACCATGCATCTGGCTGCTGAAGCAGGAAAAATCATCCTTGAAAACGGTGGTGAAACTTACCGTGTTGAAGAGACTATCACCCACATCTGCCAGTGTTATGGTATAGAAGAAGTGGATAGTTTTGTTACGCCAACAGGTATTATGATGTCGGTCACTGACACTGAGGGAAACTCTTTTTCATTGGTAAAAAGGGTCACAAAAAGAGTTGTCAACCTTGAAAAGGTTAGACTTGTCAATGACATATCGAGACGTGTACAACATGAGAAACCACCAGTACGTAGCGTACGTGAGGAACTCAAACATATCAAAACAATAGGTTCTTACTCGCATCTGACTACTGTAGCTATTTCTTCTACAGCAGCGGGATTCTTTTGTCTTTTGTATGGAGGTTCATTCCGTGATTTTTGTGTAGCATTCTTTATCGGATGCCTCCTTAACTTGCTTACTTGGATAAGTGATAAACTTCAGCTTATCGGGTTTCTGACCAACCTTACAGGCGGAGCAGTAGCAACTTTTACTGCGTTATTCATGACGCATATGGGTATAGGAGTCAATGAAGACAAAATTACAATTGGAGCGATCATGCTATTGGTACCGGGTCTAGCTATTACCAACGCTATCAGAGATACCATTGCCGGTGATCTGGTAAGTGGCTTATCTAGGGGACTAGAAGCTTTTTTTGTAGCAGTTGCTATCTCTGTCGGAGCTGGATTCGCCTATGAATTCTGGTATGTAATCATTGGTACGGTACAGAACTAA
- a CDS encoding tetratricopeptide repeat protein — translation MSNNKNIEIEKLFDQLQSTTDQEQIKDIESSILSLWLKTDNRLVDDLMEDGMQLMGNYQYEDALEAFSKVTHIDPDYAEGWNKRAIVYYLRGEFKLAIRDIQRTLQLEPRHFAAMSGLANIFREMLAYRKALKVLKYMTRISPNRETLEEQIKALEEKL, via the coding sequence ATGAGTAACAATAAGAACATTGAGATCGAAAAATTATTCGACCAGTTACAATCTACCACAGATCAGGAGCAGATTAAAGACATAGAATCAAGTATCCTGTCTTTGTGGCTTAAAACAGACAACAGGCTTGTCGATGATTTGATGGAGGATGGAATGCAGCTGATGGGTAATTACCAGTATGAAGATGCTTTGGAAGCATTTTCAAAAGTCACACATATTGATCCTGACTACGCGGAAGGGTGGAATAAGCGGGCAATCGTTTATTATCTGAGAGGAGAGTTCAAGTTAGCGATCAGGGATATTCAAAGGACGCTCCAGTTAGAGCCAAGACACTTTGCAGCAATGTCTGGACTTGCTAACATCTTTCGGGAAATGCTGGCTTATAGAAAAGCCCTGAAAGTACTGAAGTATATGACCCGAATCTCTCCAAACAGGGAGACCCTTGAAGAACAGATCAAGGCACTTGAAGAAAAGCTTTAG
- a CDS encoding DUF3179 domain-containing protein — protein MLRITGLALASFLLLGGTADAQRSRVGVYPDWETNKHLSLANEYEFEAYTPKNAFKSIDYPTFINNEQAKKSYDFNEVAVIVSVGREHKAYPLSMLLYHPVINDRIGGKAIAVTYCPLTDAVNVWRRDFVHKGMPREIDFSVSGLLRNSNTVLYDRVSESWWQQFTGKAMVGEFAGISLEPISSIRMTMGDFWNAYPYGLAVSPKAKDPVIPYGTTPYYKYDQAFREKPLFLRHMPDSPLMAMERVVGIEIIGKHIVYPFSEIEKMGALNDKPMDMFVTIFYQEGVKSALDEKDISKSKSIGAIAAYSAFQSGQLLTFKKEGKLFKDEETGSLWRFDGTCIDGALKGEKLKPLKSQNSFAFAQMVFYPKSLIYNINW, from the coding sequence ATGCTCAGAATTACAGGACTAGCATTGGCATCATTCTTACTGCTGGGAGGCACTGCAGATGCCCAGAGAAGCAGGGTAGGCGTCTATCCTGATTGGGAAACCAATAAACACCTCTCATTAGCCAACGAATATGAATTTGAAGCTTACACTCCTAAAAATGCTTTTAAAAGCATTGATTACCCCACTTTCATCAACAATGAACAGGCGAAAAAAAGCTATGACTTCAATGAGGTAGCTGTTATTGTATCTGTAGGTCGTGAACACAAGGCCTATCCACTAAGCATGCTGCTTTATCACCCTGTGATCAATGATCGTATAGGAGGAAAGGCAATTGCCGTTACGTACTGTCCACTAACAGATGCTGTCAATGTATGGCGCAGGGATTTTGTACACAAAGGAATGCCTCGTGAAATTGACTTCAGTGTTAGTGGTTTACTAAGAAACAGCAACACTGTGTTATATGACAGGGTTTCAGAAAGCTGGTGGCAACAGTTCACGGGTAAGGCAATGGTAGGTGAGTTTGCAGGCATTTCCCTTGAACCTATTTCAAGTATTCGGATGACAATGGGAGACTTTTGGAATGCTTACCCTTATGGATTAGCTGTTTCACCAAAAGCGAAAGACCCAGTCATTCCATATGGCACTACACCATACTACAAGTATGACCAAGCCTTTAGAGAAAAGCCGCTTTTTCTGCGTCATATGCCGGACAGCCCTTTAATGGCAATGGAACGAGTGGTAGGAATCGAAATTATCGGGAAGCATATCGTTTACCCATTTTCAGAAATTGAAAAAATGGGAGCCTTGAATGACAAACCAATGGACATGTTTGTAACGATCTTCTATCAGGAAGGTGTAAAATCCGCTCTAGATGAAAAGGATATCAGCAAAAGTAAGTCAATTGGTGCTATAGCAGCTTATTCCGCATTCCAAAGCGGACAGTTACTCACGTTCAAGAAAGAAGGAAAACTATTCAAAGATGAGGAAACAGGCTCTCTTTGGCGTTTTGACGGCACATGTATTGATGGAGCGTTAAAAGGAGAAAAGCTGAAGCCGCTCAAAAGTCAGAATTCCTTTGCCTTTGCACAGATGGTATTCTACCCTAAAAGCCTTATTTACAATATAAACTGGTAA
- a CDS encoding threonine/serine exporter family protein: MLTQQIFFNTFYALIGSLGFSIIFNIRGKHLIFASLGGGISWFCYEIGLALEQSSVVSMFMATCMVTVYSEILARRMKIPATIVIISSVIPLVPGGGMYYTMLESVNGNEVGFLKKLTITLFEAGAIAIGIVLVSSFARILKMQKR; this comes from the coding sequence ATGTTAACACAACAGATTTTTTTCAACACATTTTATGCACTGATTGGGAGTCTCGGCTTCAGTATTATTTTCAACATCAGAGGTAAACACTTAATATTTGCTTCATTAGGAGGGGGTATTAGCTGGTTCTGTTATGAAATCGGTCTAGCTCTCGAACAAAGTTCCGTTGTTTCCATGTTTATGGCTACCTGCATGGTAACGGTCTATTCAGAGATTTTAGCTAGGAGAATGAAAATTCCTGCCACTATTGTCATCATCAGTTCCGTTATTCCACTTGTTCCTGGTGGAGGAATGTATTATACAATGCTGGAGTCTGTCAATGGGAATGAGGTTGGATTTCTCAAAAAGCTAACCATTACACTTTTCGAAGCTGGTGCTATTGCCATCGGCATTGTACTGGTATCTTCCTTTGCTAGAATCTTGAAAATGCAGAAAAGATAA
- a CDS encoding M28 family metallopeptidase, whose protein sequence is MSYKKISIFLLNSLTTTFLCALNPVFAQDAISDAESERIVSILANDDMEGRETGTKGNEKAARFIEEEFKKAGLSYMEGMNSYQQSFTLYTTTTQSQSIKLNKQKFSSNNSFALTDRTYFKTKKVSELNVVEINSGDDFRQKFSEYRAAEKPTLVLVDTAHSETFQQFSYYFRNTPPKNQLDDKHFSLWVLTADKKVKKAKIEIEKSVKEVKVTNIVGVLPGKKSDEKVLFSAHYDHIGIQEPIQGDSIANGADDDATGVAAVIQLANHFKKQKNERTLVFVAFDAEEQGLKGSEYFAQQVTPETFVAHVNIEMIGKPSDRGVRKAYVTGFEKSNLGAILKKEAGLHGYTFFKDPYTSYNLFMRSDNASMAKLGVPAHTVSSDPIDFDSYYHTVNDEIETLNFKNMTDVIRAISIGVTPIINGEATPSRIDYESRK, encoded by the coding sequence ATGAGTTATAAAAAGATTTCAATTTTTCTATTAAACAGCCTGACAACAACTTTTTTATGCGCCCTTAATCCAGTTTTTGCTCAAGATGCCATCAGTGATGCTGAATCAGAACGTATTGTAAGTATTCTGGCCAATGATGACATGGAAGGCAGGGAAACAGGCACGAAAGGAAATGAAAAAGCAGCCCGTTTTATCGAAGAAGAATTCAAGAAAGCGGGTCTTTCTTACATGGAAGGAATGAACAGTTACCAACAGTCATTCACACTTTACACCACTACAACTCAATCACAATCGATAAAGCTGAATAAGCAGAAGTTCTCTTCAAACAATAGTTTTGCGCTGACTGACCGTACTTATTTCAAGACAAAAAAAGTTTCAGAACTTAATGTTGTTGAAATAAACAGTGGTGATGACTTCAGGCAGAAATTCAGCGAATATAGAGCTGCCGAAAAACCTACTTTGGTACTGGTTGATACGGCACATAGTGAGACTTTTCAGCAATTCAGCTATTACTTCCGCAATACACCTCCAAAAAACCAATTGGATGACAAGCACTTCTCTCTTTGGGTTTTGACAGCCGACAAGAAGGTCAAAAAAGCCAAGATCGAGATCGAAAAAAGTGTCAAAGAAGTTAAAGTAACCAACATTGTAGGAGTATTGCCAGGCAAGAAAAGTGATGAGAAAGTATTGTTCTCTGCACACTATGACCATATTGGTATTCAGGAGCCTATTCAAGGAGATTCTATTGCCAATGGTGCTGATGATGATGCTACAGGGGTTGCTGCGGTGATTCAGCTGGCTAACCATTTCAAAAAGCAAAAAAATGAGCGCACTTTGGTTTTCGTTGCCTTTGATGCTGAAGAACAAGGTTTGAAAGGCTCTGAGTATTTTGCACAGCAAGTTACACCTGAAACATTCGTAGCACATGTAAATATTGAAATGATCGGAAAACCTTCTGACAGAGGTGTCCGCAAAGCATATGTTACAGGTTTTGAAAAGTCAAACTTGGGTGCCATTCTGAAAAAAGAAGCAGGACTGCACGGTTATACGTTCTTTAAGGATCCTTATACGAGCTACAACCTGTTTATGAGGTCTGACAATGCTTCAATGGCCAAACTGGGCGTTCCTGCTCATACAGTATCCTCTGACCCAATTGATTTTGACAGCTACTATCATACTGTCAATGACGAAATAGAAACACTTAACTTCAAAAATATGACGGATGTAATCAGAGCTATCTCAATAGGCGTTACCCCGATCATCAATGGGGAGGCTACCCCAAGCAGAATTGACTACGAGTCACGTAAGTAA